The following are encoded in a window of Panicum virgatum strain AP13 chromosome 5N, P.virgatum_v5, whole genome shotgun sequence genomic DNA:
- the LOC120673290 gene encoding uncharacterized protein LOC120673290: MAAAFTEEEKAVDDALGYPKAYARLCRGGGGGAAVGLPYGHGPPHAFLPYVLQPHEALRAKDLNEMFPVTDAEAPPTANPRGFANLLWKQLDHLGNAGFDPALFRVDAYGNVLYLHADSTSPLAWDIDHWFPCARGGKTVPSNLRIVQWQVCRKKQNKLEFLMPWWDLQLGISVNQFLSIFASKNSVFRNRAFAFLFADGSSEELSSLQVVEAHAFPQHFSEMTRKVGLAPAAIVSTRGSDNSVLKSLDANRLLRPNYPLIASKKFTGEKDENVNLAISGHGTNSTKENNNPDVDGYISNPYLSIAMARDSLRQREEAKKKQAELTELENEANELKQKNEEERVAIQGLEALLIKRKRRVEKCRRLAEAQSNYKAVLEKMIRDSMHQSVVYKEQLRLNQAATSTLMARLEAQRAMCDSSETELRKKYQQRDDLERQIKPERKRFRVDDGLLEERHNDSVKYLSARILRSSPLKQELRVFLEEDQRNSEACNSLGEEEIGEGTSTRASAFINARNEPSKVINFPRRSLSIEQNTVDSERGRTLVREKLEELAIKERRSRRREIKETMASRGTGTPMRSRDDKGKATMQQCYESDTEKYHASETVSVPRTSSLPPSPPYRVVGMYGTPRYPTDQSILLQKSEVLHHRRVPRPEDDETMNHVGKGNVDKWLHMLIDNQQECPSVYHSSDEQHDGDEENASEEQQMQCRIDEDSCRNEITECSDEIVEVEGDIASDQGTTRCRNSFGIKEREEKKIWFPRSDSSRGFRSLPSSPSKILGMRRGVECIGRKPKVAGEDDSRYGYEAPVSTSSSKFLSRCKQALKKAVNK; the protein is encoded by the exons atggcggcggcgttcacggaggaggagaaggcggtggACGACGCGCTGGGGTACCCCAAGGCCTACGCCAGgctctgccgcggcggcggcggcggggcggcggtcgGCCTGCCCTACGGCCACGGCCCGCCGCACGCCTTCCTCCCCTACGTCCTCCAACCTCACGAG GCGCTGCGGGCCAAGGACCTGAACGAGATGTTCCCGGTAACCGACGCCGAGGCGCCGCCCACCGCCAACCCCCGCGGCTTCGCCAACCTCCTCTGGAAGCAGCTCGACCACCTCGG GAACGCGGGGTTCGATCCGGCGCTCTTCCGGGTGGACGCGTACGGGAACGTGCTCTACCTGCACGCGGACTCCACCTCGCCCCTCGCCTGGGACATCGACCACTGGTTTCCCTGCGCCA GGGGAGGGAAGACCGTGCCCAGCAACCTGCGGATCGTGCAGTGGCAAGTGTGCAGGAAGAAACAGAACAAGCTGGAGTTCCTCATGCCGTGGTGGGATCTGCAGCTCGGCATCTCCGTCAACCAGTTCCTTTCCATCTTCGCCTCCAAGAACTCCGTCTTCAG AAATAGAGCATTCGCGTTCTTGTTCGCCGATGGCTCCAGCGAGGAATTGAGCTCGCTACAGGTGGTGGAGGCGCACGCGTTCCCGCAGCACTTCTCTGAGATGACAAGGAAAGTGGGGCTTGCCCCTGCTGCAATCGTTTCCACGAGGGGTTCTGACAACTCGGTGCTCAAATCTCTTGATGCCAACCGACTGCTCAGGCCTAATTACCCTTTGATCG CTTCTAAGAAATTCACGGGCGAAAAGGATGAGAATGTCAACTTGGCAATCTCAGGCCACGGGACTAATTCAACTAAGGAGAATAATAACCCGGATGTTGATGGCTACATTAGCAATCCTTACTTGTCCATAGCTATGGCTAGGGACTCGTTGAGGCAGAGAGAAGAGGCCAAGAAGAAGCAGGCTGAGCTCACTGAACTGGAGAACGAGGCTAATGAGCTGAAGCAGAAGAATGAAGAGGAGCGGGTGGCCATCCAGGGCTTGGAGGCGCTCCTGATAAAAAGGAAGCGGCGAGTTGAGAAATGCCGTCGCTTGGCAGAGGCTCAGTCTAACTACAAGGCAGTGCTGGAGAAGATGATCAGAGATTCCATGCACCA GTCTGTTGTGTACAAGGAACAACTTAGGCTGAACCAAGCTGCAACCAGTACTCTCATGGCCAGATTGGAGGCACAAAGAGCAATGTGTGACTCATCTGAAACCGAGCTCCGTAAGAAGTACCAGCAGAGGGATGATTTGGAAAGGCAGATAAAGCCAGAAAGGAAGAGGTTTCGTGTTGATGATGGATTGCTTGAGGAAAGGCACAATGACAGTGTAAAGTATCTTTCAGCAAGAATATTGAGGAGTAGCCCTCTCAAGCAGGAGTTGAGAGTTTTTCTGGAGGAAGACCAGAGGAATTCCGAAGCATGCAATTCCCTAGGTGAAGAAGAAATTGGAGAAGGTACCTCAACTCGCGCTTCAGCATTCATCAATGCTAGAAATGAACCATCGAAGGTGATAAACTTCCCAAGGAGGTCTCTCTCCATTGAACAGAACACTGTTGATTCTGAAAGAGGCAGAACATTGGTTCGGGAGAAGCTAGAAGAGTTGGCGATCAAAGAACGGCGTAGCAGGAGAAGAGAAATAAAGGAGACTATGGCATCTAGGGGAACTGGTACACCTATGAGGTCAAGAGATGACAAGGGTAAAGCGACCATGCAGCAGTGCTATGAGTCTGATACTGAAAAATATCATGCCAGTGAGACAGTTTCAGTACCGAGGACCTCATCACTTCCCCCAAGTCCACCCTATAGAGTAGTTGGCATGTATGGAACTCCTAGGTATCCCACAGATCAGTCAATTCTGCTTCAAAAAAGTGAAGTGCTTCATCACCGACGTGTTCCCAGGCCTGAAGATGATGAAACCATGAACCATGTTGGCAAAGGAAATGTGGATAAGTGGCTTCATATGCTCATAGATAACCAGCAAGAATGTCCTTCTGTATACCATTCTTCAGATGAACAGCACGACGGTGACGAGGAGAATGCTTCAGAAGAGCAGCAGATGCAATGCAGAATTGACGAAGACAGCTGCAGGAATGAAATTACTGAATGTTCTGATGAGATTGTTGAGGTTGAGGGCGATATTGCTTCTGACCAGGGAACAACAAGATGCAGGAACAGCTTTGGCAttaaggagagggaggaaaagaaGATTTGGTTCCCAAGGTCCGATAGCAGTAGGGGTTTCCGGTCACTGCCCTCATCCCCTTCCAAGATCCTTGGAATGAGAAGAGGGGTTGAATGCATCGGCAGGAAGCCTAAGGTTGCTGGCGAGGATGACTCCAGATATGGCTATGAGGCTCCAGTGTCCACAAGCAGCAGCAAGTTCCTCAGCAGATGCAAGCAGGCGCTCAAGAAAGCAGTAAACAAATAA
- the LOC120673291 gene encoding coleoptile phototropism protein 1-like: MKSSSQNQSPKTPSPRGGTAGAGAEHARSASEPWLAAAAAASASDDSCVNDVDNFARTVAAVKSKSASCARPDMLASVLSHYAAKWLPDVAPSASSPASSASGRFLPPESPTATWLKKRLLLESLVAALPPDPPAPGCSGAAGDDGITCDFLLKLLRAGSMVGADAALLRDLEARAARRLDQATLGAVMIPAFGHAGGHAALLLDVPLVLRLVRGFLKEGAAAASSASKASSAAAVGGGGAAAARVARLADAYLAEAALEAGLRPAEFGELARAVPAHARPADDALYRAVDTYLKAHPNTSKEERKSLCRLIDARKLTAEAAAHAVQNERMPVRSVMQVLFSEHGKLNRLAELSASFSGPRSPNPALELPGRCPSKREVLAQHQEVRRLREDVARLQVQCNALQAQVDRLTSDRRRRGGGGGFFKWSAFWFGGGMGADVARVDDSESGMERRTPAKGKKDSAASATPNAKWRKSTS; the protein is encoded by the exons atgAAGTCGTCGTCTCAGAACCAGAGCCCGAAGACCCCGTCGCCCCGCGGCGGCACGGCCGGAGCCGGGGCGGAGCACGCGCGCTCGGCCTCGGAGCCGTggctggcggccgcggcggcggcgagcgccagcGACGACTCGTGCGTCAACGACGTGGACAACTTCGCGCGCACCGTGGCGGCCGTCAAGTCCAAGTCGGCGTCCTGCGCGCGCCCGGACATGCTGGCCTCCGTGCTGTCGCACTACGCCGCCAAGTGGCTCCCGGACGTGGCGCCCTCGGCGTCGTCCCCGGCGTCCTCGGCGTCGGGGCGGTTCCTGCCGCCGGAGTCCCCCACGGCGACGTGGCTCAAGAAGCGGCTCCTGCTGGAGTCCCTCGTCGCGGCGCTCCCGCCcgacccgccggcgccggggtgcagcggggccgccggcgacgacggcatCACGTGCGACTTCCTGCTCAAGCTGCTCCGCGCGGGGAGCATGGTGGGCGCGGACGCGGCGCTGCTGCGGGACCTGGaggcccgcgccgcgcggcggctGGACCAGGCCACGCTGGGCGCGGTCATGATCCCGGCGTTCGGGCACGCCGGCGGGcacgcggcgctgctgctggacGTGCCCCTCGTGCTGCGGCTCGTGCGCGGGTTCCTCAAggagggcgccgcggccgcctcctccgccagcaaggccagctccgccgcggccgtcgggggcggcggcgcggcggccgccaggGTGGCCAGGCTGGCGGACGCGTACCTGGCCGAGGCCGCGCTCGAGGCCGGCCTGCGCCCCGCCGAGTTCGGGGAGCTCGCCCGCGCCGTCCCCGCCCACGCCCGCCCCGCGGACGACGCGCTCTACCGCGCCGTCGACACCTACCTCAAG GCGCATCCAAACACGTCCAAGGAGGAGCGGAAGTCGCTGTGCCGGCTGATCGACGCGCGCAAGCTcacggcggaggccgcggcgcaCGCCGTCCAGAACGAGCGCATGCCGGTGCGCTCCGTGATGCAGGTGCTCTTCTCCGAGCACGGCAAGCTCAACCGCCTCGCCGAGCTGAGCGCCTCCTTCAGCGGCCCGCGGAGCCCCAACCCGGCGCTGGAGCTCCCCGGCCGCTGCCCCTCCAAGCGCGAGGTCCTCGCGCAGCACCAGGAGGTGCGCCGCCTCCGCGAGGACGTCGCCAGGCTCCAG GTGCAGTGCAACGCGCTGCAGGCCCAGGTGGACAGGCTGACCTCGGacaggaggcggcgcggcggcggcggcggcttcttcAAGTGGAGCGCGTTCTGGTTCGGTGGCGGCATGGGCGCGGACGTCGCGAGGGTCGACGACTCGGAGAGCGGCATGGAACGCCGGACGCCAGCCAAGGGGAAGAAGGACAGCGCCGCTTCGGCGACGCCGAACGCCAAGTGGCGCAAGTCAACTTCATGA